In a single window of the Fusarium falciforme chromosome 3, complete sequence genome:
- a CDS encoding DUF1996 domain-containing protein, which translates to MSSSILFAAGLLVGAAQAYTQVNVASPFMLKNIDPIVFPGEYSKSHLHSFFGSDAVTVNTKTSAELQKGCTNAENPNDLSVYWIPTPLYTADGSSYEPIPVMRFSAYYNLGETPAEVAIPQNLRMVAGDANAQTQADVPADAKVEWMCEGESVPIGENGFPTSTCGTHLQQLLYFPQCVNEETLETAYKSRSYGTGNWCPEGSKSMPQLRFSIRYDLRKVLPNGWSGEAPFKLACGNAWCSHGDFINGWTEEAAQNMVATTEDKRKFFEVNGALGGFKDGPTCEAKDADPENGTSDYAESVAVMSKRDVSAWGWKSKSRFVRSA; encoded by the coding sequence ATGTCTTCCTCCATTCTTTTCGCCGCTGGCCTCCTCGTTGGCGCCGCCCAGGCTTACACTCAGGTCAACGTTGCCTCTCCCTTTATGCTCAAGAACATCGACCCCATCGTCTTCCCCGGCGAGTACAGCAAGTCTCACCTGCACTCGTTCTTCGGCTCCGACGCCGTCACCGTCAACACAAAGACCAGCGCCGAGCTCCAGAAGGGCTGCACCAACGCCGAGAACCCCAACGATCTCTCCGTCTACTGGATCCCCACGCCTCTCTACACTGCTGATGGAAGCTCCTACGAGCCTATTCCTGTTATGCGCTTCAGCGCCTACTACAACCTTGGTGAGACCCCTGCCGAGGTCGCCATCCCTCAGAACTTGAGAATGGTTGCTGGTGACGCCAACGCCCAGACCCAGGCCGACGTGCCTGCCGATGCCAAGGTTGAGTGGATGTGCGAGGGCGAGTCTGTCCCCATCGGCGAGAACGGCTTCCCTACCTCGACCTGCGGCACTCACCTGCAGCAGCTCCTCTACTTCCCGCAGTGCGTCAACGAGGAGACTCTCGAGACTGCCTACAAGTCGCGCTCCTACGGCACTGGCAACTGGTGCCCTGAGGGCAGCAAGTCAATGCCCCAACTGCGCTTCAGCATCCGCTACGATCTGCGCAAGGTTCTCCCCAACGGCTGGAGCGGCGAGGCGCCCTTCAAGCTGGCCTGCGGCAACGCCTGGTGCTCGCACGGCGACTTCATCAACGGCTGGACCGAGGAGGCTGCGCAGAACATGGTTGCCACCACCGAGGACAAGCGCAAGTTCTTCGAGGTCAACGGTGCTCTCGGAGGTTTCAAGGATGGTCCTACCtgcgaggccaaggacgcTGATCCTGAGAACGGTACTAGCGACTATGCTGAGAGTGTTGCTGTCATGAGCAAGCGTGATGTCTCTGCTTGGGGATGGAAGTCCAAGTCTCGCTTCGTCCGATCTGCTTAA
- a CDS encoding C2H2-type domain-containing protein — protein MPPRHQTLPPAQTSSAREAQKSFYCQLCSKGYSRMNDYEAHLSSYDHSHKQRLKDMKAMVRDPNAGSRARKAEAKADGLISIKLPGQEGANGNSGGGGGFKKGGFKKSGFKSAFTKVEGSASGTAVEKPKPTNVLEPAPTNPGLQKNLSAESDTEDEGYEVYDPRFPTD, from the exons ATGCCGCCA CGACACCAAACCCTCCCACCAGCGCAGACCTCCTCAGCGCGTGAGGCGCAGAAGTCCTTCTATTGTCAACTGTGCTCCAAAGGATACTCCCGCATGAATGATTATGAGGCGCATCTCAGCAGCTATGACCACAGCCACAAGCAGCGCCTCAAGGACATGAAGGCCATGGTGCGTGATCCAAACGCGGGTTCACGTGCGcgcaaggccgaggccaaggcagacggcctcatcagcatcaaactccctggtcaagaaggagccAATGGTAAcagtggaggtggaggaggtttTAAGAAGGGCGGCTTCAAGAAGAGTGGCTTTAAGAGCGCCTTCACCAAGGTTGAGGGCAGTGCATCAGGAACAGCAGtggagaagcccaagccaaCTAACGTTCTTGAGCCTGCTCCGACAAACCCAGGTCTTCAGAAGAACCTGTCCGCAGAGAGCGATACCGAAGATGAAGGCTACGAAGTCTACGACCCCAGGTTCCCTACGGATTAA
- a CDS encoding DUF1691 domain-containing protein: MDADQFPDSRDSLAGYLPLQHLDPTPVDSPPVDADESRRDLGPPPRGSDDGYELVESDDMEGSAVSIKAPSTGAPGLSSSANLASSTSSGTATGPGPIFYLMRIQKFSSYAMGIFTSLHLANVSLIPAITRSVAGSETYLLMTREIYQTSLTEPILVALPVIAHVGSGIALRLLRRSQNMKRYGAATPGMYALYRSRTELEDPKSAKSASPWPALSNISISGYVFSAFFAAHVFVNRFLPLQVEGDSSNIGLAYIAHGFARHPAVAWFSYIGLLGVGCSHMIWGQAKWLGLAPSTKTVWGPGSMTINKKVRTQKRRRYTALHGVAISFAALWAVGGLGVVAKGGLTEGWIGRVYDEIFAAVGL, encoded by the exons ATGGACGCCGACCAATTCCCCGATTCTCGAGACTCGCTAGCAGGCTACCTGCCTCTCCAACATCTTGATCCCACGCCGGTAGACTCGCCGCCAGTAGATGCCGATGAGAGCCGCCGAGATCTCGGTCCACCGCCCCGAGGAAGCGATGATGGGTATGAACTCGTGGAGTCGGACGATATGGAGGGCAGTGCAGTTTCAATCAAGGCTCCTTCAACTGGTGCTCCAGGCTTGAGCTCAAGCGCAAACCTAGCAAGCAGCACTTCATCTGGTACTGCCACAGGTCCTGGTCCTATCTTCTATC TCATGCGGATTCAAAAGTTCTCGAGCTACGCAATGGGTATCTTTACCTCGCTTCATCTCGCCAACGTCTCCCTCATCCCCGCTATCACGAGATCTGTCGCCGGTTCCGAGACCTATCTCCTCATGACTCGCGAGATCTACCAGACCTCGCTTACCGAACCCATCCTGGTCGCCCTGCCTGTGATAGCACATGTCGGCTCCGGAATTGCTCTTCGTCTATTGAGGAGGTCGCAGAACATGAAGCGGTACGGCGCTGCTACACCGGGAATGTATGCGCTCTATCGGTCAAGGACAGAGCTTGAGGACCCCAAGAGCGCCAAATCTGCATCACCATGGCCGGCGTTGAGCAACATTTCGATATCCGGCTACGTCTTTTCTGCCTTCTTCGCTGCCCACGTTTTTGTCAACCGCTTTTTGCCATTGCAAGTCGAGGGTGACAGCTCCAATATTGGCCTGGCCTACATCGCCCACGGTTTCGCTCGACACCCTGCCGTTGCTTGGTTCTCTTATAttggcctccttggcgtTGGATGCAGTCATATGATCTGGGGGCAGGCCAAGTGGCTCGGCTTGGCGCCGTCGACAAAGACAGTCTGGGGACCCGGATCGATGACCATAAACAAGAAAGTCAGGAcgcagaagagaaggagatatACCGCTCTCCACGGTGTGGCGATATCTTTTGCTGCCCTATGGGCGGTCGGAGGCCTAGGAGTTGTCGCAAAGGGAGGCCTTACGGAAGGCTGGATTGGCAGGGTGTACGACGAGATTTTTGCAGCTGTTGGACTGTAA
- a CDS encoding F-box domain-containing protein: MPPKRKLPPAEGSSPLCDDTAQPSKRIRLAPRAYDPPSRDILTNISSELLLRILSFLSSSELLSISPTSRRLYRLCSDPHLWREHYYERFVLPRALRIPGFRGGAAGGTRLQYSARRAVWADGRKGRVVDVGQDDALSNATEGVDWKRQYKLRHNWARGKCAVEEVSVRDGLGDSGGQKRTLVKVVEGIAITADSESGLRAWDLRTRRPIAQTDLYENEVCSDSAPTSLAVDECGSGNLVDIVVGFAEGGFGIWRLDPKRKELTRRYRHEKSCNGELVAVACGHPYVLTATSAGLISLYTFNRPAADRETSGEDDTDGDDSTSRSNPTSASSYEHTKPQDPKVTQGHLPPPYLLTSLRSHTTHLPLALSIRRMSSSVSASIAYTFSVRDGWCIGVQDLLIKPSPSGNDEITSRLASTLPITFSPKLTTLCYSHPYLLATLPDNTLALHLCTSTATSLSLSPPIRLWGHTSGISDAEITPRGKAVSISTRGDEIRVWELEGRVGGNSIEVRPTTRQPTDDADSPPPPRTPPRVLAEWEDRRNWVGFDDEMVIVLKEARDGRESLMVYDFT, from the coding sequence ATGCCTCCAAAGCGAAAGCTTCCGCCCGCCGAGGGAAGCTCCCCGCTCTGCGACGATACAGCTCAACCCTCGAAACGGATTCGCCTTGCGCCTAGAGCCTACGACCCGCCCTCTCGCGATATACTGACCAACATATCTTCCGAGCTACTCCTACGAATCCTCTCCTTCCTGTCCTCCTCCGAgcttctctccatctcccccACCTCCCGCCGTCTCTATCGCCTTTGTTCCGATCCGCATCTTTGGCGGGAGCACTACTACGAGCGCTTCGTCCTCCCTCGAGCTTTACGGATTCCTGGCTTTCGAGGGGGTGCAGCTGGAGGAACAAGACTACAGTACTCTGCGCGACGGGCCGTATGGGCGGATGGACGGAAAGGCAGGGTAGTGGACGTCGGGCAAGACGATGCGCTCAGCAACGCAACCGAGGGCGTGGACTGGAAGAGACAGTACAAACTGCGGCACAACTGGGCTAGAGGCAAGTGCGCAGTAGAAGAAGTCAGCGTACGAGATGGTTTAGGGGACAGTGGTGGACAAAAGAGAACACTGGTCAAGGTGGTTGAGGGCATCGCGATAACGGCCGATTCGGAATCTGGACTGCGCGCATGGGACCTGCGAACACGGCGACCGATTGCGCAAACCGACCTCTACGAGAACGAAGTCTGCAGCGACAGTGCGCCGACATCATTGGCGGTGGACGAGTGTGGCTCTGGCAACCTGGTGGACATTGTGGTCGGATTCGCAGAGGGTGGCTTCGGAATATGGAGACTGGATCCTAAGCGCAAAGAGTTGACGAGACGATATCGGCACGAGAAGAGCTGCAATGGAGAACTTGTCGCGGTGGCATGCGGACACCCGTACGTACTCACAGCGACGAGCGCAGGCTTGATATCGCTTTATACGTTCAACCGGCCGGCAGCCGACAGAGAAACAAGCGGGGAAGACGATACCGACGGCGACGACTCGACGAGCAGATCGAACCCGACGAGCGCCTCATCCTACGAACATACGAAACCTCAAGATCCGAAGGTGACACAGGGGCACCTCCCGCCTCCCTACCTCCTCACATCACTCAGGTCGCACACCACACACCTCCCCCTAGCCCTCTCCATCCGTCGCATGTCGTCCTCCGTGAGCGCCTCCATCGCCTACACCTTCTCGGTGCGTGACGGCTGGTGCATTGGCGTGCAGGacctcctcatcaagccATCGCCCTCAGGCAACGACGAGATCACTTCCCGCCTCGCCTCGACGCTGCCTATCACATTCTCCCCAAAGCTCACGACACTCTGCTATAGCCACCCGTATCTCCTTGCCACCCTCCCCGACAACACGCTAGCCCTACACCTCTGCACCTCAACGGCGACGTCCCTCTCCCTTTCCCCGCCAATCCGCCTCTGGGGCCACACTTCGGGCATCTCGGACGCTGAGATCACGCCCCGGGGCAAGGCCGTGAGCATCAGCACGCGAGGCGACGAGATTCGCGTGTGGGAGCTAGAGGGAAGGGTCGGAGGCAACAGCATCGAGGTACGACCTACGACTAGGCAGCCAACCGATGACGCAGACAGTCCCCCACCACCGCGGACGCCTCCGCGAGTTCTAGCTGAGTGGGAGGACCGTCGGAATTGGGTTGGCTTTGACGACGAGATGGTCATCGTGCTCAAGGAGGCGCGGGACGGCCGCGAGAGCTTGATGGTCTACGACTTTACGTGA
- a CDS encoding Fungal-trans domain-containing protein, which translates to MTLEDERERKIDQIETRLGSIETILRDLAQRPVSTPASNIQFPVTPQQSSAQPGTTTASTVGFESSDDESAFGGDSVIAQQTNFASEFLEHAVERTSLQDVSPKMWEALTNLRQLAELQNRQSISHGPRFPLQQPIPQGGLVQLRMPPMDVVVSLLKRIRASPPGLFTFVCYFVGISDFSNLCRLVYFPTDDFSDSAFIIVNAGLYYLFLEQHTLTDNEVVKEEFVSYLHTCRVNLETALAKVPLFMSAKIETVQALLLGTLYAIDVCRPSVAWHLNSAAAQLCLTAGFHRKEHSSRDPEGSSVKGILFWYIYTTDKALGIRLGRAPVIQDWDIDIPRTFNFEGILSLETKAIATMWLKAATLQGRVYEQLFCPAALAQPQAVIVERARMLATECRQVVAEATESRGLAIASLEKIGASPLVDVHVKGDEVQLLSTMTLIYRAIPAPEGSISRFCDECVESARRAIHTHLACMEMVRKDPNAKTIYVHWNLVLTPFAPFFVLFCYVIETLSAEDLDLLNKFAASIAEAVDSSETMTKLFRLCHVMSNVAALYVEAKSQQQEDQAMVPIGDEFEVYLSQLGFMPTVDQQAMNAANDPNAVFHEGSQVAQMADWMSGSRNLLGLLEEDISQIGGPQWPGQM; encoded by the exons ATGACACTGGAAGACGAGCG TGAACGCAAGATCGACCAGATCGAGACTCGTCTCGGCAGCATCGAGACTATCCTCCGTGATCTAGCACAGCGGCCCGTTTCCACCCCCGCAAGCAACATCCAATTCCCTGTAACTCCTCAGCAGTCCTCTGCGCAGCCTGGTACAACTACCGCCTCCACTGTGGGCTTCGAAAGCTCTGATGACGAATCCGCATTTGGTGGTGACTCGGTCATTGCCCAACAGACCAACTTTGCCAGCGAGTTCCTTGAGCACGCCGTTGAGCGAACCTCTTTGCAAGATGTCAGCCCCAAGATGTGGGAGGCTCTCACCAACTTGAGGCAGTTAGCAGAGCTTCAGAACCGCCAGTCCATCAGCCATGGTCCTCGCTTCCCTCTCCAACAGCCGATTCCACAGGGTGGCCTAGTCCAGCTTCGGATGCCACCAATGGACGTTGTAGTCTCTCTTCTCAAACGCATCAGAG CATCTCCACCGGGCCTCTTCACCTTTGTCTGCTATTTTGTGGGCATCAGTGACTTTTCCAACCTTTGCCGTTTGGTCTACTTTCCCACCGACGACTTTTCCGACTccgccttcatcatcgtcaatgcCGGTCTCTATTACTTGTTCTTGGAGCAACACACATTGACCGATAATGAAGTCGTCAAGGAAGAGTTCGTCTCGTACCTTCATACATGTCGAGTCAATCTCGAGACTGCCCTGGCAAAGGTTCCACTCTTCATGTCTGCCAAGATCGAAACTGTCCAAGCTCTTTTATTGGGT ACCCTGTATGCCATTGATGTATGCAGGCCGTCTGTGGCCTGGCATCTGAATAGTGCTGCTGCCCAACTGTGTCTCACAGCCGGTTTCCACCGAAAGGAGCACTCATCCCGCGACCCAGAAGGATCCAGCGTCAAGGGCATCTTATTCTGGTACATTTACACAACAGACAAGGCATTGGGTATACGGCTAGGCCGCGCTCCTGTAATCCAGGACTGGGATATCGATATCCCACGTACCTTCAACTTTGAGGGCATACTGAGTCTGGAGACCAAGGCCATTGCCACCATGTGGCTCAAAGCTGCAACACTCCAGGGTCGAGTATATGAGCAATT ATTTTGCCCAGCAGCATTGGCGCAACCACAGGCGGTCATTGTCGAAAGAGCCCGGATGTTGGCAACCGAATGTCGTCAAGTGGTGGCGGAAGCGACTGAAAGCCGAGGCCTGGCCATCGCCTCGCTGGAAAAGATAGGAGCGTCACCTCTTGTCGATGTCCATGTCAAGGGCGACGAGGTACAGCTGCTTTCAACCATGACTCTCATATATCGAGCGATCCCCGCTCCAGAGGGCTCTATCAGCCGGTTTTGCGACGAATGCGTCGAAAGTGCGCGACGGGCAATACACACGCATCTGGCGTGTATGGAAATGGTGCGAAAGGACCCAAATGCCAAGACCATTTATGTCCATTG GAACTTGGTGTTGACTCCGTTTGCTCCTTTCTTTGTCCTCTTTTGCTATGTCATCGAGACGCTATCAGCAGAAGATCTTGACTTGTTAAACAAGTTCGCCGCATCCATTGCGGAGGCTGTCGACTCGTCCGAGACTATGACGAAGCTATTCAGACTCTGCCATGTCATGAGCAACGTAGCAGCGCTATATGTCGAAGCCAAGTCGCAGCAGCAAGAGGACCAGGCAATGGTGCCCATCGGAGATGAGTTCGAGGTGTATCTGAGCCAGCTCGGTTTCATGCCCACAGTGGATCAACAGGCCATGAATGCCGCGAACGATCCCAACGCAGTGTTCCATGAGGGCTCGCAGGTTGCGCAAATGGCGGACTGGATGTCGGGAAGCCGGAACCTGCTTGGGCTATTGGAAGAGGATATAAGCCAGATAGGCGGACCTCAGTGGCCCGGACAAATGTGA